Proteins from a single region of Leucoraja erinacea ecotype New England chromosome 25, Leri_hhj_1, whole genome shotgun sequence:
- the ficd gene encoding protein adenylyltransferase FICD yields MKRLGKREKAHKLFMHALNMVPQYVDALNELGVFMEEDKDVIQADHLYTKALTISPCNEKALVNRDRTLPLVEEIDQKQFSIIDRKVKKLMAIPKGNAALHRVMEESYYHHIYHTVAIEGNTLTLSEIRHIIETRYAVPGKSLVEQNEVIGVDAAMKYLNKSLLSRKGSVNIDDILQIHRRVLGYVDPVEAGRFRTNQVFVGHHIPPHPRDVKKQMHELVQWLNTEEAMSLHPVEFAALAHYKFVYIHPFVDGNGRTARLLMNLILMQAGYPPITIRKEQRAEYYTVLDLANEGDVRPFIRFIGKCTEMTLDLLLIATTDHSVDKGLPEANPNHSDYTQTILVKN; encoded by the coding sequence ATGAAGCGTCTGGGGAAGAGAGAAAAGGCGCACAAACTATTCATGCATGCCTTGAATATGGTCCCACAATATGTAGATGCATTGAATGAATTGGGTGTCTTCATGGAAGAGGATAAGGACGTTATTCAGGCTGACCATCTGTATACTAAAGCATTAACCATTTCCCCGtgcaatgagaaggcactggTGAACCGCGACAGAACGTTACCACTGGTGGAAGAAATTGACCAAAAGCAGTTTAGTATTATTGACCGCAAGGTTAAAAAGTTGATGGCTATACCCAAAGGGAATgcagctttgcaccgtgtgatggAGGAAAGTTATTACCATCATATTTATCATACCGTGGCAATTGAGGGGAATACGCTGACCCTTTCTGAGATCAGGCACATCATCGAAACAAGATATGCTGTACCCGGAAAGAGTCTGGTGGAACAGAATGAGGTTATTGGAGTTGATGCAGCCATGAAATATCTCAATAAGTCTCTGCTATCAAGAAAAGGATCTGTTAATATTGATGATATTCTGCAGATTCACAGAAGAGTTTTGGGATACGTTGATCCTGTAGAAGCTGGGAGATTCCGAACCAATCAAGTCTTCGTAGGCCATCACATACCTCCCCATCCCAGAGATGTAAAGAAGCAGATGCACGAGCTTGTCCAGTGGTTGAATACTGAAGAAGCGATGAGTCTCCATCCTGTAGAATTTGCTGCCCTTGCACATTATAAATTTGTTTATATCCATCCCTTTGTAGATGGGAATGGAAGGACAGCTCGGCTACTGATGAATCTTATATTAATGCAGGCAGGTTATCCACCTATCACCATCCGCAAGGAGCAGCGGGCTGAGTATTACACTGTATTAGATTTGGCCAATGAGGGAGATGTTCGGCCATTTATCCGCTTTATTGGAAAGTGCACAGAGATGACCCTTGATTTACTGCTAATTGCAACCACTGATCATTCTGTCGATAAAGGTTTACCTGAAGCTAATCCAAACCATTCAGATTATACACAAACCATTTTAGTTAAAAACTAA